In one window of Mercurialis annua linkage group LG4, ddMerAnnu1.2, whole genome shotgun sequence DNA:
- the LOC126678292 gene encoding uncharacterized protein LOC126678292 has protein sequence MATEALREGARFGKLVDKLPVNKPTTFSNLMGIAQKYFELDEGRRAIRGKEAKGKESKEKSKEKSKSKSEDRRGRPEENRRFAPQTRYEPRYDPRDDENNFTPLNTNRTIVLMWIKENVKNMCIDLKVEIERMIDTGELRKFVARKEKSNDKGEKKSRDDKAKEKEDKRTSKILGTIHMINGGGHSSSTIRRKQRREVMNIRETHMPPVIFDVEDYEHVKAPHNDALIGTTIIENWNTERILIDEGSAVNLMTNAVYKMLGATASRLRRVPIPLSGLGGPSINPLGAVTLEVIIGPERGINKKVMSLFNIVDMELTYNAILERPFLHDSAAVTSIRALAMKIPTEKGAVTLRGDQNIAKKCYNESIVDLQENKTEKKEE, from the exons ATGGCGACcgaagcattgcgagaaggaGCACGATTCGGAAAACTGGTAGACAAGCTGCCGGTTAATAAACCCACGACTTTCTCGAACCTGATGGGTATAGCCCAAAAATACTTCGAGCTAGACGAggggcgaagggcgattcgtGGAAAAGAAGCGAAAGGAAAAGAATCGaaagaaaaatccaaagagaAGTCGAAGTCAAAATCCGAAGATAGGAGAGGAAGGCCAGAAGAAAATAGGCGATTCGCCCCCCAAACGAGATACGAACCAAGATATGACCCCAGAGACGATGAAAACAACTTCACACCGTTGAACACCAACCGAACTattgtcctcatgtggatcaaagaaaacgtcaaaaacatG TGCATAGATTTGAAGGTCGAAATTGAgagaatgatcgacacaggtGAATTAAGGAAATTCGTGGCCCGTAAAGAGAAaagcaatgacaagggagaaaagAAAAGCAGAGATgacaaagcaaaagaaaaggaagacaaACGCACATCCAAAATATTGGGAACCATACATATGATCAATGGAGGTGGACACAGCAGCTCAACGATTAGGAGAAAGCAAAGGAGAGAAGTGATGAACAtcagagaaactcacatgccaccCGTAATCTTTGATGTTGAAGATTATGAACATgtcaaagcaccccacaacgatgcCTTGATAGGGACTACTATCATTGAGAATTGGAATACGGAGCGAATCctaatcgatgaaggaagcgcagtgAACCTTATGACAAACGCGGTGTACAAAATGCTCGGAGCAACCGCATCAAGGTTgcgccgagtcccaattccattgtcaggactcggtggccccTCCATCAATCCGCTAGGAGCAGTTACCCTGGAAGTGATAATCGGCCCAGAGAGAGGAATCAACAAGAAAGttatgtcactatttaacatagtagaCATGGAGCTAACATACAATGCAATCCTCGAAAGACCTTTCCTTCATGACTCAGCTGCGGTGACTAGCATAAGAGCATTggcaatgaaaataccaaccgagAAAGGAgcagtgacgctgagaggagatcAGAATATCGCTAAGAAATGCTACAACGAGTCCATAGTAGACCTTCAAGAGAACAAGACcgagaagaaggaagaatag